The Peribacillus simplex genome contains a region encoding:
- a CDS encoding lysoplasmalogenase, which yields MLMKCLPAAILITGLLYIFFIPEEPLIIKIMFKVIPMLLILLYACTNVGRRDRYQSFILLGLFFCMLGDGLLIWFVIGLSAFLIGHLFYISAFFRLWTFSWLRFAAILPISIYSTWIGREIVRSLIEKGEHDLIIPVICYVTVISLMGWAAFMTGNAAAIIGGVLFVISDSILSWNKFIDDVAHSGPLIMLTYYTAQFCIANSIRMKPPFHLSNGLKSDRPNL from the coding sequence ATGTTAATGAAATGCTTACCTGCCGCAATCCTTATCACGGGACTATTATATATTTTTTTTATACCGGAAGAGCCATTAATCATTAAAATCATGTTCAAGGTCATCCCGATGTTATTGATTTTGCTCTACGCCTGCACAAATGTGGGAAGACGGGATCGTTACCAATCCTTCATTCTTCTTGGTTTATTCTTTTGCATGCTTGGAGATGGGTTGTTAATCTGGTTCGTCATCGGGCTTTCCGCCTTCTTGATCGGCCACCTTTTCTATATCTCGGCATTCTTTAGACTGTGGACCTTTTCATGGCTTCGATTTGCGGCAATTCTTCCGATTAGCATTTACTCCACTTGGATTGGCCGTGAAATTGTACGTTCTTTAATTGAAAAAGGTGAACACGACCTCATCATTCCTGTAATCTGTTATGTAACGGTCATCTCCCTTATGGGCTGGGCGGCATTCATGACCGGAAATGCGGCCGCAATCATCGGCGGGGTCCTGTTCGTAATTTCCGACTCCATTTTATCTTGGAACAAATTCATCGATGATGTTGCCCATTCTGGACCACTGATCATGCTTACCTACTATACAGCCCAGTTTTGCATCGCTAACAGCATTCGAATGAAACCTCCTTTCCATTTATCGAATGGTTTGAAAAGTGACCGGCCAAACCTTTGA
- the gdhA gene encoding NADP-specific glutamate dehydrogenase has translation MTTSQEVEHEELQVAREFVSQVYAQVKERNPHESEFHQAVKEIFLSLVPVFAKHPEYMKSGILERLVEPERMITFRVSWVDDLGNVQVNRGFRVQFNSAIGPFKGGLRFHPTVNSSIIKFLGFEQIFKNSLTGQPIGGGKGGSDFDPKGKSDAEIMRFCQSFMAELARYIGPDTDVPAGDIGVGAREIGYLFGQYKKMQGSYHAGVLTGKGISYGGSLARTEATGYGTVYFVEEMLKDNGLQFHGSTVVISGSGNVSIYAIEKATQLGAKVVACSDSTGYIYDENGLNLDTIRRLKEVERKRLSEYVDAHPEAVYHEGSYGIWSVPCDIALPCATQNEIDEEAAKLLVKNNVKAVGEGANMPSTLEAIDVFLNNGILFGPAKAANAGGVAVSALEMAQNSARMPWTFEDVDAKLHEIMKNIYKNSVEAAEAYGAPGNLVVGANIAGFLKVADAMLTQGIL, from the coding sequence ATGACCACTTCACAAGAAGTCGAGCATGAGGAATTACAAGTTGCCAGAGAATTCGTAAGTCAAGTATACGCACAAGTAAAGGAGCGTAATCCCCACGAAAGTGAGTTCCATCAAGCCGTAAAGGAGATATTCCTTTCATTGGTCCCCGTTTTTGCAAAACATCCTGAATATATGAAAAGCGGGATATTGGAGAGGCTGGTTGAACCCGAAAGAATGATCACCTTCCGTGTTTCATGGGTTGATGACCTGGGGAATGTTCAAGTCAACCGTGGTTTTCGTGTACAATTCAACAGTGCAATCGGGCCATTCAAAGGCGGTCTTCGATTCCATCCCACTGTCAATTCCAGCATCATTAAGTTTCTTGGTTTCGAGCAAATCTTTAAAAACTCTCTTACTGGCCAGCCGATCGGTGGGGGAAAAGGCGGATCGGACTTCGATCCAAAAGGAAAATCGGACGCAGAAATCATGCGTTTTTGCCAAAGTTTCATGGCAGAACTAGCTCGCTATATCGGCCCTGATACAGATGTACCGGCCGGTGATATCGGAGTCGGTGCAAGGGAGATCGGTTACCTGTTCGGTCAGTATAAAAAGATGCAAGGCAGCTACCATGCCGGTGTTTTAACAGGTAAAGGCATAAGTTACGGCGGAAGCTTGGCCCGTACAGAAGCAACTGGATATGGAACCGTTTACTTTGTCGAAGAAATGCTAAAAGACAATGGATTACAATTCCATGGCAGCACTGTCGTCATTTCCGGATCTGGCAATGTATCCATTTATGCCATTGAAAAAGCTACACAGCTTGGCGCAAAAGTTGTTGCATGCAGCGACTCCACTGGCTACATATACGATGAAAATGGCCTGAACCTTGATACAATTCGACGTCTAAAAGAAGTGGAACGAAAACGTTTGAGCGAGTATGTCGATGCGCACCCGGAAGCTGTATACCATGAAGGAAGCTATGGCATTTGGTCTGTACCATGTGACATCGCACTGCCTTGTGCCACACAAAATGAAATCGATGAAGAAGCAGCAAAATTACTGGTCAAAAACAATGTGAAGGCAGTCGGTGAGGGTGCTAATATGCCTTCAACCCTCGAGGCCATTGATGTATTCCTTAATAACGGCATCCTTTTTGGACCAGCAAAAGCGGCCAATGCAGGCGGCGTAGCCGTGTCTGCACTTGAAATGGCCCAAAACAGTGCCAGAATGCCTTGGACTTTTGAAGATGTCGATGCCAAGCTGCATGAGATCATGAAAAACATTTATAAAAACAGTGTAGAGGCTGCCGAGGCATATGGTGCGCCTGGCAATTTAGTTGTCGGGGCCAATATTGCCGGATTCCTTAAAGTGGCGGATGCGATGCTGACTCAAGGCATACTCTAG
- a CDS encoding ABC transporter permease, with protein sequence MKLEATGKSGIWQKFGPLLALVLLFIVITVLNPSFMEPNNILNLLRQTSINALIAFGMTFIILTGGIDLSVGSILALSSALMAGMMVSGLDPILAILVGILLGAIMGVINGILVSKGKMAPFIVTLATMTIFRGLTLVYTDGKPITGIGDSEMFQMLGRGYFLGLPVPAVVMVIAFLILWFLLHKTSFGRKTYAIGGNERASRISGIKVDRVKVAIYGLAGTMAAIAGAILTSRLNSAQPTAGQSYEMDAIAAVVLGGTSLSGGKGRLFGTLVGVLIIGTLNNGMNLLGVSSFYQQVVKGAVILIAVLLDRKKS encoded by the coding sequence ATGAAACTTGAGGCTACAGGGAAAAGCGGGATTTGGCAAAAATTTGGTCCGTTACTCGCCCTGGTACTTTTATTTATCGTAATAACCGTTTTAAATCCATCATTCATGGAACCGAATAATATTTTGAATTTATTGCGTCAAACCTCCATCAATGCACTTATTGCATTTGGAATGACCTTTATCATATTGACAGGCGGCATCGACTTGTCCGTCGGTTCCATTTTAGCTCTATCCAGCGCACTTATGGCTGGTATGATGGTCTCAGGATTAGATCCGATTTTAGCTATATTAGTAGGGATTCTACTAGGTGCAATAATGGGTGTAATCAATGGGATTCTCGTTTCAAAGGGGAAAATGGCCCCTTTCATCGTGACACTTGCAACCATGACGATTTTCCGGGGATTAACGCTTGTGTATACGGATGGAAAGCCGATTACTGGAATCGGCGATTCTGAAATGTTCCAGATGCTTGGGAGAGGTTACTTCCTGGGACTGCCAGTACCGGCCGTGGTGATGGTCATCGCATTCTTGATCCTATGGTTCCTGCTTCATAAAACATCCTTTGGCCGCAAAACATATGCCATAGGAGGAAATGAAAGGGCTTCCCGCATTTCGGGGATTAAAGTCGACCGGGTCAAGGTGGCCATATATGGTCTCGCCGGTACAATGGCGGCAATCGCTGGTGCCATTTTAACATCCCGTCTGAATTCGGCACAGCCGACGGCAGGCCAATCCTATGAAATGGATGCCATCGCAGCCGTGGTGCTAGGCGGAACGAGCCTTTCAGGCGGTAAAGGGCGGTTGTTCGGCACGCTGGTGGGTGTCCTGATCATCGGTACCTTGAATAACGGCATGAATTTACTTGGTGTATCCTCTTTCTACCAGCAAGTGGTGAAAGGTGCAGTTATATTAATCGCGGTCTTACTTGACCGTAAAAAATCATAA
- the rbsD gene encoding D-ribose pyranase: MKRQGIINSSIAKVLVDLGHTDYIVVGDAGLPVPPGVCKIDLALTPGTPSFQDVIRAVHEDMVVEKVIAATEVKVKNPEQHQYMEHQFGASIEYVSHEEFKRLTSNAKAIIRTGETTPYSNCILQSGVFF, encoded by the coding sequence ATGAAACGTCAAGGAATCATCAATAGTTCAATAGCCAAGGTCCTGGTTGACCTTGGTCATACCGATTATATTGTCGTAGGTGATGCCGGGCTGCCGGTGCCACCGGGAGTTTGCAAGATAGATTTAGCATTGACGCCTGGAACACCATCATTTCAAGATGTCATCCGGGCGGTTCACGAAGATATGGTTGTTGAAAAAGTTATCGCTGCCACAGAAGTGAAGGTTAAAAACCCGGAACAGCATCAATACATGGAGCATCAATTCGGAGCGTCGATTGAATATGTTTCCCATGAGGAGTTTAAAAGGCTGACAAGTAACGCGAAAGCAATAATCCGGACCGGGGAGACGACGCCATATTCAAATTGCATATTGCAGTCTGGAGTATTCTTTTAA
- a CDS encoding class I SAM-dependent rRNA methyltransferase gives MGKEIDIKVKAKFVSKIGKGFPLIVKESIANLNDLKEEGSLVRLVDEANRFLAKGYYGKQNKGYGWVLTHREDEKIDQAFFTGKIQAACEFRKSFFEDGETTAFRLFNGEGDGIGGLIIDHYDGHYVISWYSKGIYSFKDYIIKALQETVEVKSIYQKKRFDTKGQYVDEDDFVMGEQPAFPLLVKENGVHFAVYLNDGAMVGVFLDQRDVRRKIRDEYAKGKTVLNMFSYTGAFSVFAALGGAVKTTSVDLANRSLPKTVEQFSVNGIDPEAHNIVVMDVFNYFKYAVKKSLKFEMVILDPPSFAKSKKFTFSAGKDYTNLLKDTISITEDNGVIIASTNCSTFDMKKFKGFIDVAFKEMNGKYEIMEQFSLPADFKTIREYKEGSYLKVVFIKKIKG, from the coding sequence ATGGGAAAAGAAATAGATATAAAAGTGAAAGCTAAGTTCGTGAGTAAAATCGGCAAGGGTTTTCCCTTGATTGTTAAAGAGTCGATAGCCAACCTTAATGACCTTAAGGAAGAGGGGTCCTTGGTGCGTTTGGTGGATGAAGCCAACCGCTTTCTGGCAAAAGGATATTACGGTAAACAGAATAAGGGCTATGGCTGGGTATTGACCCATAGAGAAGATGAAAAAATTGATCAAGCCTTCTTTACCGGGAAAATCCAGGCAGCATGCGAATTCCGAAAGTCATTTTTTGAAGATGGGGAGACTACAGCTTTCCGCTTGTTTAATGGGGAAGGTGATGGAATTGGCGGTTTAATCATTGATCATTATGATGGTCACTATGTCATTAGCTGGTATAGCAAAGGAATATATTCCTTTAAAGACTACATCATTAAGGCGTTGCAGGAAACGGTCGAGGTTAAATCGATTTATCAGAAGAAACGCTTTGATACAAAGGGGCAGTACGTGGATGAAGACGATTTTGTCATGGGTGAACAGCCTGCATTTCCGCTTCTTGTAAAGGAGAATGGAGTCCATTTCGCTGTTTATCTGAATGATGGGGCAATGGTCGGTGTCTTCCTTGATCAACGCGATGTCAGAAGGAAAATCCGGGATGAATACGCAAAAGGGAAAACTGTGTTGAATATGTTCTCATATACTGGGGCATTCTCCGTATTTGCCGCTTTAGGGGGTGCTGTTAAAACAACTAGTGTTGACCTGGCGAATCGCAGTTTACCAAAGACGGTCGAGCAGTTCAGTGTGAATGGAATAGATCCTGAAGCTCACAATATCGTGGTGATGGATGTTTTTAATTATTTTAAATATGCAGTGAAGAAGTCCCTGAAATTTGAAATGGTCATCCTCGACCCGCCCAGCTTTGCCAAATCGAAGAAGTTCACTTTCAGTGCCGGGAAAGACTATACGAATCTATTGAAGGATACCATTTCCATTACGGAGGATAATGGGGTCATTATCGCCTCAACTAATTGTAGTACGTTTGACATGAAAAAATTCAAAGGCTTCATTGATGTCGCTTTCAAGGAAATGAATGGAAAATACGAGATCATGGAACAATTCTCATTACCGGCTGATTTTAAAACAATAAGGGAATATAAGGAAGGTAGCTATTTAAAAGTGGTCTTCATTAAGAAAATTAAAGGTTGA
- a CDS encoding sugar ABC transporter ATP-binding protein has protein sequence MQIEMHNIYKAFGQNKVLEGVHFSLEAGEVHALMGENGAGKSTLMNILTGLHKQDQGTIEINGKETSFKDSKEAEEAGMAFIRQELNIWPEMTVLENLFIGREMVNAFGVLKTKQMKARANEIFNTLNISLPFDKEAGFCSVGEQQMIEIAKALMTDAEVIIMDEPTAALTDREIEKLFEVMKGLTKKGVSLVYISHRMEEIFAICDRITVMRDGKTVDTKRIADTNFDEVVQKMVGRELEDRFPHREANAGDIVLDVKGLTKKGLFEDIHFSVRQGEIVGVAGLMGAGRTEIMRALFGVDQIDSGEITIEGKKVSIRKPTDAVQHGLAFITENRKEEGLILDFSVRENIGLPNLKSFAPSGIVKTEDEMNFAEMMIKRLHVKTSSAETVIGNLSGGNQQKVVIAKWIGTSPKVLIMDEPTRGIDVGAKREIYELMNELTERGIAIIMVSSELPEIIGMSDRILVVHEGEIAGELLKQEATQEKIMALATGGN, from the coding sequence ATGCAAATCGAAATGCACAATATTTATAAAGCATTTGGTCAAAACAAGGTATTGGAAGGTGTTCATTTTTCTTTGGAGGCTGGGGAAGTACATGCACTAATGGGGGAAAATGGAGCGGGGAAATCAACCTTGATGAACATTTTGACCGGGCTGCATAAACAAGATCAAGGAACGATTGAGATTAACGGTAAAGAAACCTCATTCAAGGATTCAAAGGAAGCGGAAGAGGCGGGAATGGCGTTTATCCGTCAGGAATTGAATATCTGGCCAGAAATGACCGTGCTGGAGAATCTTTTTATCGGCAGGGAAATGGTGAATGCCTTCGGTGTCCTGAAGACGAAACAAATGAAAGCGCGTGCAAACGAGATTTTCAATACACTTAATATTTCCCTTCCTTTTGATAAGGAAGCCGGATTCTGTTCTGTCGGGGAACAGCAAATGATTGAAATTGCCAAGGCGCTCATGACGGATGCCGAAGTCATCATCATGGACGAACCCACAGCCGCTTTAACCGATAGAGAAATAGAGAAGCTCTTTGAAGTGATGAAGGGACTTACCAAAAAGGGAGTATCGCTTGTTTATATTTCTCACAGAATGGAAGAAATATTCGCCATTTGTGACAGGATCACCGTAATGCGTGACGGAAAAACAGTCGATACGAAAAGAATTGCAGATACAAATTTCGATGAAGTCGTTCAGAAAATGGTCGGGCGGGAGCTGGAGGATCGTTTTCCTCATCGTGAAGCGAATGCTGGCGACATAGTCCTTGATGTAAAAGGTTTAACTAAAAAGGGGCTTTTTGAAGATATCCATTTCTCGGTTCGGCAAGGTGAGATTGTCGGTGTGGCAGGATTAATGGGAGCAGGCAGAACAGAAATAATGCGCGCCCTTTTTGGTGTCGACCAAATAGACAGCGGTGAAATTACCATTGAAGGCAAAAAGGTTTCCATACGGAAACCAACGGATGCAGTTCAGCACGGCCTGGCTTTCATTACGGAAAATCGTAAAGAAGAGGGATTGATCCTGGACTTTTCTGTAAGGGAAAATATCGGCTTGCCGAATCTCAAGAGTTTTGCTCCTAGCGGAATCGTAAAAACGGAAGATGAAATGAACTTTGCCGAAATGATGATTAAGCGACTTCACGTGAAGACATCTTCTGCCGAAACGGTCATCGGCAATCTATCCGGAGGAAATCAACAGAAGGTGGTAATAGCCAAGTGGATCGGGACTTCCCCTAAAGTTTTAATTATGGATGAACCGACCCGGGGCATAGATGTTGGTGCAAAACGTGAAATTTACGAATTGATGAATGAATTGACGGAGCGGGGCATCGCCATCATCATGGTTTCGTCAGAACTTCCCGAAATCATTGGAATGAGCGACAGAATCCTTGTGGTTCATGAAGGTGAGATTGCTGGGGAATTGTTAAAGCAGGAAGCGACGCAAGAAAAAATTATGGCATTGGCGACAGGAGGGAACTAG
- the rbsB gene encoding ribose ABC transporter substrate-binding protein RbsB codes for MKKIVSIIMVLSLMVLAACSMDSGLNDDKKEKKDSMKDVKVGVSISTLNNPFFVSLKDGIEKEAKEKGMKVTVVDAQDDTAKQISGIEDLILQKVDVLLVNPTDSAAISSAVQSANEEGIPVITIDRSSDEGDIETFIASDNVAGGEMAAEYLVKELGEKAKVVELEGVSGASATRERGKGFHNIADKQLDVLTSQTAEFDRTKGLNVMENILQGNKDIQAVFAHNDEMALGAIEAIKAAGKDIIVVGFDGNDDALKAVENGELKATIAQQPALIGEEAVNAAEKILKGDKVDDTISVPLKLVTKE; via the coding sequence ATGAAAAAAATAGTATCGATCATCATGGTTCTTTCTTTAATGGTCTTGGCTGCCTGTTCAATGGATTCTGGTCTAAATGATGATAAAAAAGAAAAGAAAGACTCCATGAAAGACGTGAAAGTCGGAGTCAGCATCTCTACTTTAAACAACCCATTCTTCGTTTCCTTAAAAGATGGCATTGAAAAAGAAGCAAAAGAAAAAGGCATGAAAGTCACAGTTGTTGACGCCCAAGATGATACGGCAAAACAAATTAGCGGAATTGAAGATTTAATCCTTCAAAAGGTTGATGTCCTTCTTGTGAATCCAACTGACTCTGCTGCAATATCTTCAGCCGTTCAATCAGCAAATGAAGAGGGCATTCCAGTTATCACGATTGACCGCTCTTCAGACGAAGGTGACATTGAAACATTCATCGCTTCCGACAATGTGGCTGGCGGGGAAATGGCTGCAGAATATCTAGTTAAAGAGCTTGGCGAAAAAGCGAAAGTAGTGGAACTTGAAGGGGTCTCCGGAGCATCCGCAACTCGTGAACGCGGGAAAGGTTTCCACAATATTGCGGACAAACAGTTAGATGTCCTGACAAGCCAAACGGCGGAATTCGACCGGACAAAAGGGCTTAACGTCATGGAAAATATCCTGCAAGGCAATAAAGACATCCAAGCGGTATTCGCCCATAATGATGAAATGGCACTGGGAGCCATTGAAGCAATCAAGGCAGCAGGAAAAGACATCATCGTGGTTGGTTTTGACGGAAATGATGATGCATTGAAAGCAGTTGAAAACGGTGAACTAAAAGCCACAATCGCTCAACAACCGGCACTTATCGGTGAAGAAGCGGTTAATGCGGCTGAAAAAATCTTAAAAGGTGACAAAGTGGATGATACAATTTCCGTTCCATTGAAATTGGTCACAAAAGAATGA
- a CDS encoding PTS transporter subunit IIC — MYKASTGIANAVLVTLGIGLLFESIGGYLGWEVFLAIGGAAKVLMAPALGAGIAYQLGGNSLIIFSAMASSAVGGAAIHRTAEGAFTIVTGQPLSAVLAAVIATYIGKRLIGKTKLDIMAIPMGAVLVGGVSGYGLALVTTPLLTWISSQTTAAVEGSPLIGSMVIALVWSILLMTPASSAALAIALQLDPVSSAAALIGCTVQFVGFTVMSYKDNDMGGFLAQMVVTPKVQFPNLIKKPIYVVPPFVAAIICAPIATLAFDFQVPYELGGMGLSSMIAPIAIITGQGLYTFLVYVAVGMVLPALITLALHQVLKMMGKVKPGDLHLEVS, encoded by the coding sequence ATGTACAAGGCATCGACAGGGATAGCCAACGCTGTTTTGGTTACATTAGGGATCGGGTTATTGTTTGAATCCATAGGGGGATATTTAGGTTGGGAAGTCTTCCTGGCAATAGGCGGGGCCGCAAAGGTCTTGATGGCACCAGCTTTAGGAGCAGGCATCGCATATCAGCTAGGTGGAAATTCATTAATTATCTTTAGCGCCATGGCTTCAAGTGCTGTTGGGGGTGCTGCCATTCATAGAACTGCTGAGGGTGCCTTCACGATTGTTACGGGTCAGCCGCTAAGTGCTGTCTTGGCAGCAGTAATTGCAACATATATAGGTAAGCGCCTAATCGGCAAAACGAAGTTGGACATCATGGCCATTCCAATGGGAGCGGTTCTTGTCGGTGGAGTTTCGGGATATGGCCTGGCCCTTGTCACCACTCCGCTCCTGACATGGATAAGCAGTCAAACCACCGCTGCGGTCGAGGGTTCTCCCTTAATCGGTTCAATGGTCATAGCCTTGGTATGGAGCATTTTATTGATGACACCGGCGTCTTCCGCTGCACTGGCGATCGCTCTGCAATTAGATCCCGTTTCCAGTGCTGCAGCTCTAATCGGATGTACCGTTCAGTTTGTCGGGTTCACTGTCATGTCTTATAAAGATAATGATATGGGCGGGTTCCTTGCACAGATGGTCGTTACGCCAAAAGTTCAATTTCCTAACTTAATCAAGAAACCAATATATGTCGTTCCGCCTTTTGTGGCGGCAATCATCTGTGCGCCTATCGCTACCCTGGCATTCGATTTTCAAGTGCCGTATGAGCTTGGAGGCATGGGGTTAAGTTCAATGATTGCCCCGATTGCCATCATAACCGGTCAGGGGTTGTACACGTTCTTGGTTTATGTGGCAGTGGGTATGGTATTGCCAGCTTTGATCACACTTGCATTGCATCAGGTATTGAAGATGATGGGTAAAGTTAAGCCAGGCGATCTTCATTTGGAAGTTTCATAA
- a CDS encoding LysR family transcriptional regulator, which produces MELRQIEYFIEVAKREHMTEAAVNLHVAQSAVSRQIYNLEEELGVPLFIREGRKIRLTPIGHTFLANMEQAMDIIDRAKREMAESLNPEKGTIRIGFPSSLASYVLPRVISDFRESYPQAKFTLKQGSYRYLIDSVIKGNINMALIGPLPTNEKKIKGETLFIENLVALLPESHPLALKKSLSLNELKGNPFVLSPKGYVLRDLVMKACKLHGFEPEVAFEGKDTDAIKGLVGAGLGITLIPEISLIDSLPRFTVKLPLEEPSVTRAVGVIVPTDRELMPTEKLFYQFLKDTFATLEGFQ; this is translated from the coding sequence GTGGAATTAAGGCAAATCGAATATTTCATTGAAGTGGCAAAGCGAGAACATATGACGGAAGCAGCAGTGAACTTGCATGTTGCCCAGTCGGCTGTCAGTCGTCAAATCTACAATTTAGAAGAAGAATTAGGTGTGCCCCTATTTATCCGGGAAGGCCGAAAGATTAGATTGACGCCTATAGGACATACATTTTTAGCGAATATGGAACAAGCTATGGATATAATCGATCGTGCCAAGCGTGAGATGGCTGAAAGCCTGAATCCAGAAAAAGGGACAATCCGGATTGGCTTTCCCAGCAGTTTGGCTTCTTATGTATTGCCAAGGGTCATTTCCGACTTCAGGGAAAGTTATCCGCAGGCAAAGTTCACTTTGAAACAAGGTTCATATCGGTACCTGATAGATTCGGTAATAAAAGGTAATATTAACATGGCCTTGATCGGTCCTCTGCCGACGAATGAAAAGAAAATCAAAGGTGAAACGCTATTTATTGAGAATTTAGTTGCCCTTTTACCAGAAAGTCATCCTTTGGCCTTGAAGAAATCACTATCCTTGAATGAGCTTAAAGGAAATCCGTTCGTCCTATCTCCAAAGGGCTATGTTTTAAGGGATCTCGTTATGAAAGCTTGCAAACTGCATGGCTTTGAACCGGAAGTGGCATTTGAAGGGAAAGATACTGATGCTATAAAAGGCCTGGTGGGGGCAGGGTTAGGTATAACCTTGATACCTGAGATTTCCTTGATTGATAGCTTGCCGCGTTTTACGGTTAAATTGCCGCTGGAGGAACCGTCTGTTACCAGGGCTGTAGGGGTCATCGTTCCAACTGATAGGGAACTGATGCCAACGGAGAAATTGTTTTACCAATTTTTGAAGGACACTTTTGCAACATTGGAAGGTTTTCAATAG
- a CDS encoding dicarboxylate/amino acid:cation symporter: protein MKSFIKNYRSSLILLTAIIIGGIAGVVFGEKTSVIQPLGDLFLNLMFTIIVPLVFFSIASAIANMSGMNRLGKIMGSIVIVFLTTAALAAVIGFIGTTIVNPLEGTDTTAIKELMENSSPEETIEEVSFFSQLVNTVTVSDFPELFSRSNMLQLIVFSVLIGLSTALVGEKAKPITGFLTAGTAVMMKVVKIVMYYAPIGLGAYFAAIIGQLGPQILEGYARTFILYLVLALIYYFGFFTLYAFIAGGKDGVKLFWKNALTPSITAIATCSSAASIPVNLESVKKMGVPKDIAETVIPLGANTHKDGSVFGGVLKIVFLFSLFGKDMTSISSILSILAVAFLVGAVMGAIPGGGMIGEMLILSVFGFPVEVLPIIAVISTIIDAPATLLNSTGNTVCAMLVTRLVEGKNWLKQAFVKEAV from the coding sequence ATTATTATCGGTGGGATAGCTGGCGTGGTTTTCGGGGAAAAAACCTCGGTCATACAGCCGCTAGGGGACTTATTTTTAAATCTGATGTTCACGATCATCGTGCCATTGGTATTTTTCAGCATTGCTTCAGCGATTGCCAATATGAGCGGAATGAATCGCCTTGGCAAAATCATGGGCAGTATTGTAATCGTTTTCCTGACAACAGCTGCTTTAGCTGCCGTCATTGGATTTATTGGGACAACCATCGTCAATCCGTTGGAAGGCACAGATACGACAGCCATTAAGGAACTGATGGAAAACAGTTCCCCTGAAGAGACCATCGAAGAAGTTTCTTTCTTCAGTCAGCTGGTCAACACTGTAACCGTTTCCGATTTCCCAGAACTGTTCTCTAGAAGCAATATGCTTCAGCTTATCGTTTTCTCGGTATTAATCGGACTTTCCACTGCACTGGTCGGTGAGAAAGCAAAACCGATTACCGGGTTTTTGACAGCGGGTACAGCTGTCATGATGAAGGTCGTCAAAATCGTCATGTACTATGCTCCGATTGGACTTGGTGCTTATTTTGCGGCGATAATCGGGCAGCTTGGGCCGCAGATTTTAGAAGGCTACGCCCGCACTTTCATTCTTTATCTAGTCTTGGCCTTGATTTATTATTTCGGCTTCTTCACTTTGTATGCCTTTATCGCAGGCGGGAAAGATGGAGTTAAACTATTTTGGAAAAACGCCCTGACACCATCCATTACAGCCATCGCAACTTGTTCTAGTGCCGCATCCATTCCAGTCAATCTGGAATCAGTCAAGAAAATGGGCGTGCCTAAGGACATAGCGGAGACTGTCATCCCACTCGGGGCCAACACTCATAAAGATGGTTCGGTATTCGGCGGGGTATTGAAAATCGTTTTCCTATTCAGCTTATTTGGAAAGGATATGACAAGCATATCAAGCATTTTAAGTATACTTGCTGTTGCCTTTTTGGTTGGGGCCGTTATGGGTGCCATTCCTGGGGGCGGCATGATTGGGGAAATGCTGATTCTTAGTGTATTCGGCTTCCCTGTTGAAGTCCTGCCGATCATTGCCGTTATATCCACGATCATCGATGCTCCTGCTACACTGCTTAACTCAACAGGAAACACGGTTTGTGCCATGCTTGTCACAAGGCTTGTTGAGGGGAAAAACTGGTTAAAACAAGCATTCGTTAAAGAAGCTGTATGA